AGCAagggaggggcagcagcagcagcagccgggtgTGCGCCGTGGCCAGCCAGGCTgagtctgctctgctgctgctgctgctgctgctgccaggcggGGCTGCCCGGACTCCAGAAGCCGCAGACTGAGCCTGCCTTCCTTCCGGGACTGGgcgcctgccctgccctgccctgccctgcccgcagcagcaccagcaggcagCCGCGGGGAGGTAaggagccccacccccagagcgGGCACCGCCGGAGCCTCTGCTGCTCGCGCCACGTCGCTCGGCGGCTGATctccgcccgcccccccgccagctgcccgCCATCTGCACGGCGACCAGCTGCTGCGCCCCAAACCGGCGCCTTGGCTCTGcggcggggagaggggggggggcgcgtgggagccgtgcgcgcgcgcgcgcgcgtctCCTGGCAAACCGGCGCAGATTGCAAGCTGAGACGCGCGCGCAGGGTCGGGGGAGGACGGAGACGGCCATCTAAGGTCTCAGCTAAGCCCCGGGCCGCCGAGACGCACGATCTCCTCCTAGGGCTCTTCGCGGCCTCCTGACCGAGTCCGGCCCTTGGTCCGCCCGCCTGGCTCTGGACTGTCGGCActgcctggcagcggctctcccaggttccaggggctcagcagtctctcccagccctccctggaggagatgctgccagccagggactgaatctgggagcTGCACCTGCTGCCTGCTGCGCAGAGGCTCTGGTCCTGAGCCCCATAGTGCTGCTTAGTCAGGAGGACCGACGCATGGCCTGGGTCCTGCCCCCACCATTCACCATCCCTGCGCCCATCTGACCTACTTGCGTTTGACaagttcaggacagacaaaaagacTTCTCTGCACATCACAAATCTGTGGTATTCGCGGCCTTCAGAGATGCTGCAAGCATCGGACCTGTCCATGAAGGACAAGCCCATCAAAGGCTATTCCCCGTCCGATGgtgaaatggaacctccatggacgGGTGCAGTCTACCCCAGCGGCCAAGGTGGGGAAACACCATTGTGCTTGTCTTCCAGGTGTCTGTGGCCCCCACCCCGCCGTGAGCCCAGCGCTCTCCAGTGAACAGGGCCGGTGGAAGATGATGGACCCGGAGATCTCCCTCCTCTTCCAGAGCCCCTCTCCGGCGGGCATCGCGGAGTCCCAGGCCCAGGCGGAGCTCTCCCCGCTGTATGACCGGCACCCGCTGCCCGGGGACCAGGCCCAGATCGAGAGCGCCTGGGCGGCCCGCCGGCAGCAGAGCCCGTGGCTGTTTGACGGGGCCAAGTTCCGCCTCCACTCGGTGGAGCTGCTGGAAGGAGGCCCCTTCCGGTTCCGCCTGGGCCTCACCTGCTATAAGGACTTCGTGGGCACCAACCTGGCCGAGCGGGCCGGGCGCCTGCGGCAGAGGGGGAGCCGGGACTTGGGGGACAGCCAGGCCTACCTGGCCGACCCCCTGGGGGTGGGCGCCATCCTGCACACGGCCGACGACCAGTGTGTCTTCCTGCGGCGCAGCCTGTCCGTGGGAGAAGCCCCCGGGAAGGTCGACATCCCCGGAGGACACCCGGAGCCCCAGGTTCGAATTGCCCCGGgtggggagggaagtggggagcggggagggggggaagccccACGGAACGGTAGGGACCGTTTCCTGGGAAGACAGGCCAGCCctagatgcccccccccacacctccgGCTCCCCTTTCCTCCTCGTCCCCTTGCATGCCGTGCCCCACACTGCAGGGCTGTGTGCCCCTCAGACAGGAGACATCCAAGTGACCTGCATGTCTTTCCAGGCGGTGGCAGGTTGCACGGCCTCTTCCCAGGGACCCATCCGCCACCAGGACCTCCCTGGAGAGCTGGTGGTCCAGGAGGTGTTCTCTTCGGTGCTGCGGGAGATCCAGGACGAGGTGAGAGACGGCCGGGCCGGGCCAACTCCCCAGCTCCCCTACCCTCCCGTGGCTCTTCCAACCACTCTCTCCGCTTTCCAGGTGAACCTGCCGGCCTCCACTTTAAGCAGCCCGGCGCTGATCGGGATTGCTCAGAACGAGACCAGCGCCGGCCGCTCCAGCGCCGAATTCTACGTCCGGTAAGATGGCAACCCCCGCCCCAAGCCGCAAAGAGCAGAGCAGAGATCCATTTGGCCCCAGACTTGAGTGTTctcgctcctgctgctgcctgggccaggactcaggaggcaccttttcaaaagggtgggggggggctcttgtCTCTTTAGTGGTGGGGAGCAGGtggccctccccagcccagcataGTGTTTCCTCCCCgtccgtggctgttgctggcgtctcccTTGCgactgtgtgccctttggggcagggaaccatcttctcatcctTTTGCACTGGAAaacactttggggactttttttcCTCCAAGGGTGCTTCTCCCCCCTCGGGCAAAGGTTGGCCTGCTtaaggggccaggtggccccttcTCCTCCACCGGCTGGCCGGGCTTCTCTGCCTCCGCCCCAGCTCCTCTTCGTGCGCTAATGAAACGCAGCGGGCCCCTGGGAGAGAGGCCAGGAATATCGCCAGGAATAACTTCCGTCCGACTTGGCAACCCTCCCACCACCCCTCCGAAGAGCTCAGGGGAGCAGGCCCTTTGTTTCACCCTcagtacaacaaccctgtgaggtggccCGGGTTGCTGTCCCTTCAGGATCGACCTGGGTTCTCCAGGAATCGGGCACCGCTGACTCCGGAAAGCAAGGCGGGATATTTCCAGGGCTTGAGAGTCTGCAAAATattaatggggcgggggggggagatcccGGATTCCCTTCCGTCAACACTTGGCCACTTTACTGTGGCGGAGGGTTAGGCTGGGGGCAGCTGACCGGTCAGAGGCGACTCAGGTCCGAGCGGGGAGTGGCGTCTGGGCCTCTCCGCTCCGAGTCCGACATTCTGACCCAGGGCTGTGCtcgttggaatacaactcccaccaccgccgtctctgggggtgatgggagttgtagtccaaagttgTGGGGCCGAAGTGGTGCAGCCCTACCCTCGCCAGTCTGCCCCACACGGGTCCTCCGTCCTTGCTGTCCCCTGGCGCGTCGCCTTCAGCCTCCCGCACACTCACAGAGCCCTTCTGCCAGCCAGGTGCAGCCTGTCTTCTGAGCAGGTGAGGCACAACTACACCCTCGGAGGCCCCGAAGCCCAGGAATCCACCAGTATCATCTTTGTGAGCAGACAAGTAAGTGTGGGGCCTCCAAAGCGGGGAGGGATATCGCcagtgtgtgcatggaactgggaacTCCGGTTCAGTCCGGATAGAACCAGACTCgcatcaaaccgaaccgggcccagtttggatcTGTGCATGTCGAGCTGGGCCCCAGGTCGACTCGAAGTCCGAATCAGTTCGGGCCCGGCTTGAAGGGGGAGTTTTctaaatgtaaatatatatatatatatatattaagctTACGGCCAGGTTCAGTGGcgtctggtggggggagaggtgctgccccagccgtgtgtgtgtggggggtcactGAATTATCCCCTGCCCCTCGGCTCTGTGTGGTCCTGGGTGCCCTgctggccggggcggggggggggggcgggggcactgGCAAGCTGGCAGGTGGATTTGTGGAGGCCTGCTCATCCCGCGAATCCCCAGGGGCGACGCCGGGGGCTTGATCATCCCCTGCTGAGACGCCGCCCACCCACCCTATTCCTCGGCCTCTGTTAACTTGGGACTCTCCTTCTCTGGCCACTCAGGATGTCTTGACGATGGAGCCAAGCGCCGGGCTGTGGCAAGAGCTCTGCCCATCGGCCAAAGGGGCCATCAGACTCTACAGAGCGGTGATGGGGGCGAGCCAGTGACGTGCCCATCGGAGGAGGCGCTCGGAAGACGCCGGCCGTTCTCAGGGGCGATTCAGAACTTCTTTGACAAAGCTCTCTCCTCCCAAGAGCCACCAGGCCTTTGCCAAAGCAAAGATATCGAGCCAGGGGCACGATGGGGTGGGGTGTGCTAGGCCCCCAACCCCGGAAACCCAACCGGCCAATTCCCATCTTCTGGCCAGCTCCGCTTCTCAAAAAAAGGAGTCGCGTTTCGTTCATTTCGCACTGCCGGCGTCATGCATTCGTACCCTGTGTCAGCGTCTGAGCATCCTCCCTTCGTTCCTGTTAATAAAGCGTTTTTTTAACCCGCTTTGTATTTCCTGCGATATGCCCAAGGCCTGGGCGTACTGCCCTGTGCTTCAATCCGTCCTTCCTTCTCACAGCCGACTCCACCGGTCAGGGACCTGTTTGGAAGTGAAGCGGGGCCACCCAAAACAAGGCCGTGCTTTCTGCATCGTCAGGGGTCCCCCGAGGTACCTGGTTTATAAACTGAGAAGATGAAAAAGCCCCCGCAAACGACCCTGTGGGTTTCCAGGAACTACAGAATCGCTGCCCTGCGTTTCTCTTTGCATGCTGAAACGGCACACAGGGACGCGGATGGGTGAAGTCAAGGAAGCTCCCCGGCATGAACAAGTCTGGGCAGAaaatggggtgggtttttttttttaaggccccATCTTTGCAGCCCCAAAGCTCCTCTGGGCGTTTGCCTGCAAAGGGTGTCTCAGTGGTGCAAAGCCCAGGAGGGTGagaaattggggagggggcaagtgtggCGTGAGAGCAGCTGCGTTTCGGGGAATTAGCTGATCCTCCCCGGAGCCTTGATTATCTGGATTATTGGCAGCTTGGAGGCAGCTAATGAGACGCGATCTGGGCCCCCACAATCCATCGAGCCTCGAGCAGATTAGTGTCTGAGCCATGACCCAAGTTACTCAGCGGCTGTATTTGCCTCTGCGGTGTACAGGGGACCCCTCCCCACATCTTTATGCAAGGGATGTTGCAGCTTCAGTCTGTGCATATATAATCCCCACTGTATATTGCCAGGACTCTCAGCATTCCTGCCtctgttgtctttttaatggggtttttttggggggggggtgttttatgGTTTCTAATGTTTAacgggttttaaatgattttcatggcATTTGGTTGTATTTTGACTTTTGTACGCCGCCTTGGGATGCTTTGTGAAAGGCGGTATGAAAACTGGACACTAAATAAATCTTGCAGACTAATAAAATTCTGATGTAACACAACAACTTTATGGGACCCACAAGCGGGTGGTGAGAGATGGCTGCATTTCCCCTACTCTAAGATAACACATccttaaaaagaacaaaacattACAGGGATGGCCAGCCCAAGGCTCTCTTGCGTGGTGTTGTCGTTGTTGTTGGGACTGCAGCTGTAATTCGTTGTGGCAGATGATGGGGGTTGTTGTCATGCAGCAGAGAGCCAGGGATTGACCGCCCCTCATATTTGTATAGTCTCACCAGTACATGGGGGTGGAGGCACTTTAAAGCAAATTATTCTTGACACATTTGTGTACTACTCTGCAACAAAAACGGGCCTCAAACACATAAAAGAAACCAACAGTTCCTATTCCAAAAGGGATCATTATTGTCTAATACCAGCCAACAGCCAGTGGTCGGACGCTGCTGggataaaagttttaataataataataataataataaacagggacacagaaatataggaagctgcctcttactgagtcagaccctgggtccacctagctcagtctggttgacactgactggcagcagctcgccaaggtttcaagcaggcgtctttcccggccctacccgaagatgctgccagggagtaaaaCGGGGGTCTTCTGCAAACAAAGCAgatactccaccactgagctacaggcccaacatttatttattacatgtttatactgccccataaaaaataaataaatccctgggtggttcacaatctaaaaatcattaaaacatcaacacaattaaaacaattcaaaaacaataacTCTAAAAGCCAATATATATTtataggtccctgccccaagaaaCATACAGTCTTCTTTTccacaggaggagggaagattccCACAAGGAACCTGGAGAGagtattcttttcttttcttttttctttttgcaatatGTATTTAAATAGGAGTCATTTGGCATGTCAGTTAGTTGAGACAGATACAAATAGCAAAATAATGTCCTATTTCAAAACTCTCTCCTCTGCATAAATTGCTGCATTTTCTCCATTCAGTCACAGCTGATCTCTTGCTTCTTGGGAGCATTATGGGATGCTTCTCCCCTCAatccctcctggccacagctgcctTTACTCTTGAAATGACCTTCCAAAGACAGAGTAGAAAGCAGTTATACAAACCTACGGCAAAAATGAATTGAGGTTCCAAAAGAAGGTAGACACTGCCATCTTGTGGCCATTCGGGAATATTGCAGCATGGAAAGGGAGCTTGCTTAAACTGCGATTAATTCCCTGCAATGTGGTCGTGAATGCTTAATTCACTTAAAGCACAAACACACCTATGAACTACAAACTTGGTGCTACTCGGCACAGGAAGATATCTCTGTGTTGCAAATTAAtgaagacagagcatcctggagagaatctatctacgtggttgctaagagttaacactgacttgactgcacttcctcaatcaatcaatcaagcaagcaCCTGGTCTCTTTAGGTGCTTGAGCAACCAAATAGGGTACTGATGATGTCTAAGGACTTTGGGCCTTCTCTGCCTCACCCAGCTCACCTGCAATGGAGAGCAAGCTGAAATTCACTGCTTTCAGAGTCCTGGTTACTTGGGAAGCAATCTAGGGATTCCTTTTATTCATTATCAACAtcattattttcttttattattattatttcttgtttacacagtcagacaagtgttattggctggtttgttttatccagacatcgagtccttcccaagcacctgggagggctgaattttattatcaatattgttgctgatattattactattatagatatcatcgcagaatataggctgttcccagtaaagctgctttttgtaattggctgatggtgatttctgtagcccctgtggtgctgaggtgctcttcaaggtgttttggaattgcacccagggtgtcaattaccactgggattattttggtcttcttctgccacagccgttatttatttatctctctctatatttattattatttgcaagGCAGGattgctttaaaacaaacaaccacCTTCTGAAAACAGAATATCTGAAGAGTTTGCAGACCAACTCAGAACATAATCTGTGCAGCCTGCctcgtttgggggggggggcggtgtccatccagcggggtgtgtgtgtgtgtgtgtgtgtgtccgttaAGACTCCTTTGAGCTTCCCACCGGAAACCCCCTCACAAGTTTCCTGACAAGCAGCTGTTCACTCGGGCCTTCTCCCCTTCGGCcggcctgcagatgttggcctacatttcccaccatccctggctactggccactgtggctggggatgatgggagtcgtagtccccAAAACAGCTGGGATGGGGGCGAAGCTGAGCAGGCTCAGGAGAATGAAGGGGTTCGGAAAGGGAAGGGGTTTCCATCCGAGGGCTCTTGGCGAGGGCTGCCCAGGATAACTGAGCAAGGAGCCCTCAGCATAAAGCAGCTCAGCGTAGCCACCCGGACTCCTTGCTGGGCTCAGCCCTGTCCATGTGGGCTGCCTCCTTTGTCACTGCCAGAGGGGCACAGAAGCCGGCCTCATCGACTTGAGGTGCCTTTTTAGAGCTGGGGCCATTGGGGGCTtcccgcttcccccccccactcacaaAACACCTGTCAGGTGTCCCTCAGGTGTCCCCAAAGGTCAGGCTCCAGCAGCCCAGACTCAGGACTCGGGGTGCGGACAGACACCCTTGTGCTTCTCCAGTTGGGGAGTTAtatgggaacctaggaagctgccacttcctgagtcaggccattggtccatctagctcagtattgtcttcccagactggcagcggcttctccagggttgcaggcaggagtctctttcagctctatcttggagatgctgccagggagggggcttggGACCTataagctcttcccagagcgcctccatctcctgaggggaatctcttgcagtgttcacacttctagtctcccattcagatgcaaaccaggacagaccctgcttatcaaagggggccattcatgcttgctgccacaaggccagctctcccaaCACAGAGTTGCTTTGGGTGAGGGAGGGAAAACAATATGTTAATTGTGTTTTTGAGCCTGTAAGACATGGCCCTGTAAACACCTCTGCAGTCCATTGTCCCTATCATGCAGTTCCGTGTGTGCGCGTGCATCATGCGTGCGTGCGTGGCCGGTGCCAACCCTGCAGTGCAGTCCACCAGTACTGTTGCTGGGCAGGGGTGAGGCTGAGACTGGTTTGGGTTTCCCTGCAGAAGTATCAGGTATCCTGCTTCAGGACATGGAGGTTTTATTGAGGTAGGGAGGCCCTCTTCTGTTTAACGGCAGGGAGCGCAACTGCCCGctttcagcccagcacagcatttattttatttatttaaatataaatacccataaatatttaaatatataaaatatagcaTAAATAGCACAAATATTTACAATTTTTTATAAATAGCATAAATATTTAAAGGTATTAAAtgtttaatataaaatatataaaacataaaatatttaaatatacaaAATAGCATACATATTTAAAGCCTCCCTCCATTGCTCATAGCTCCTGTGCGTTTCCTCTGagactgtagcccctttgggggcggGGACCTATACCCTCATtccatttgctatgtaaacccTTTCCCAACATTTCTTTTATTGACAAGATATCCTTCCCTCCAAAAAAGGGAAAGCAGTTCACACCGCCAAAGGAATGAGAGAatgggtccctgccccaaggggcttacaaccGAAGAACAACTTTGCTGAGTCCTGGCTGAGTCAGAAGAGGCTCGCCCTATCAGCAGAAAGGTGACCGGTAGGtggcagagaaggaagaggactacgactcccagaagcctctgcgGCCCATGGGATCAGCTGTCTGGGCTCCTGTGTTTTGGCAGCCCAGGCTTAGGAAGTGTTTGGGTTCTATTTAGGGAAACGCGGGTTTCGAGTGGGGTGGATCTGGACACCAGGAGAAGGGGCGGGTGCAGGGGACAAGGCTGCATTTGGAAAGCTGTAGCAGCAGAAAGATTGGAGGCAGGAGTGGGGGGATAAGATCATGGAAATCAAGTGGCAGGCAGATTCTGGGGAGGAGGGTTTTCTGCAGGACTTCTGAGTTTCTGCAGAGACGGATGGCAGCAGAGGGGTCAGGCATGGGGGCACCCCTGCAAAACCCTGCAAGAAGAGGCCAGAAACAAGCCAGCCGGGGGAGACGCAGAGACCAGGTTAgggccccccacctcaccccatccCTTTTGCCTCCCCGTAATTTCCAGCCTTGCATGCTTGAGGTCCTCCTTACAGCTGCTTTTCAGTCAGATCTTACTTGAGGGAAACTTTTCCCGCTCGCCCCTAAGTTGGCCAGAAAATGTCCTATATCTTTCAAAGCGAAGAatagaaaatgtttaaaataccagggttcccaaagcagttcccaTAGCAAAATcagtgagaagatggttctctgcccccaacAGCCAccacttaaaatttttttttaaaaaaagatgcttCTTGCCCAGGCAGCAGGGTGAATTCTGCTGTGTGCAATTTCTCCCACATCACTGTGACCTCTGGTGAAAGTCTTTCTTTCATGCAGCTCTTCAAGGCAACAGCAAAGAGCAGCGTTCATCACTCACTGCTTCTCTCCAAACCGTTTTTTCAGGATGCAGACGTCCGCCTGTCCAAAGCCCTCTCCTATGCTTTGCGCCACGGTGCAGACAAGCTGGGGTTACACATGGAATCTGGTGAGTGCTTCTGCTCTTGGTCCTTTCACCATTGCTGCCTGCAAAAAACCTTCACCTGCTGGATAGCTGCCTGGCATGGGAtggttaaaggcacaggagccctggcAGAAAGAAAAGGCGACAGCCTTAAATTTGTGATTTTCATCTACAGTCATGGGGGGGAAACGGGTTGTACATAAAATCTGGACTTATTGTGTAAATAAAATCTAGAATGACTCACACACATATACTTGGATTGGGCAAAGCCCCACTGTGTGACAGAGAGCAAATACCTTGCAAGAGGTTACATGCagataaggaacataggaagctgccatatactgagtcagacccttggttcatctagctcagtgttgtctacccagactggcagcggcttctccagagttgcaggcaggtgtctctctcagcctgatcttggagatgctgccagggaggggaatggggacctcagatgctcttcccagagcagctccatcccctaaggaaaatatcttacagtgctcacacttctagtctcccattcaaatgcaaaccagggcagaccctgcatagcaaaggggacaattcgtgcttgccaccacaagaccagctctcctcccataagaggagagctgttcttaacAGAGCCAAGCTGCAAGGGaagattatttcttttttaaatggaaaaacggcttttaattaatattgttttaatgctgttttaaaatattctttaaaaaatttgaagttgttgtaatgttttgaacttttcatttttgttttaacgaatgttttgctttctgtttttattttgttgtgaactgcccagagatgtaagttttgggtggtataaaaatatgttaataaataaataaataaaaataaaacctccCAGAGCGGATGTTATGTAAATATGATGTATTTATCAATCAGTCAGCCCATGAGCCTAGCGTCTTTACTTGCCCATAAATTTGCCCTTCCCTGAATCCCCTCGCTCCCTTAGGTACATCCTTAAGATGGTGTCATATGGATTTGTGTACGCTCTGTACGGTCTTGTTTGTAGGATTCATCAAGTTATAGGGTGGTTGAAGAGCAGGGTGGGTCCCTGATCGTCTTGTTCTTGCTCAACCACAGATGGCTTTGTGGACGTGACGGAGATCCTCGGTTTGCCCCAGTTTAAAGCCTGGTCCCTCGAAGACGTGCAGCGTGTCGTAGAGACCAATAACAAACAGCGCTTCGCCATGCGCCCACACCCTTCTGGCGGGCACCTCCAGATCCGTGCCAATCAGGGGCATTCGCTGCAGGTGGGGGAGTGTGGAAATGTGAACAGGGCTTGGATCAAAGGGGGAGGTAGTGTGTATGGAGGACCCTGGGCAGGCGAGGATGCCGTGGGAGAAAATGCAGAGCAGGGTGCTGGCTGCAGAATCCCAGTCCCAAAAGTATCATTGCTttccaaaacaaaaagaaagagaacaagtttctagtccttatggatgCGAAGCTAcacttgggagtctgtgggctgCCCCTGCTGAACTCTCAGAAgccgggagggaggggagaagattCCCCCTGGTTGTAACCAGGGCTTCAGTAGCTTGCCTTGCCGTTCTCCGTGATAAGCAAAATCAGAATTATGCAGAATCGTTAAAAAGACACAACCATCCAGAATTATGCAAAAGGAGAGCCAACATGTAACTTTTCTTCCGTGAGCATCACTGTCTGGACTGCTCACTCCTCACACCAGGTATCTGAGCTGGAGCTGACCCCACTTCTGGACCCCTCAGACTTCCCAGAGACTGTGGCCCACGGCACGTACCTGCGACACTGGCCAGCAATACACCGCAGCGGGCTCTCCCGGATGGGAAGGACACACATCCACTTAGCCCCAGGATTGCCAGGGGGTGGCACCGTCCTGAGTGGTGAGTTTCCCTTTCCCCCAACAGGGGGCTCCCAGCGACGGGGCCTTCTCGGCCTTGGCACCCCAGCAGTGGAATTCCCTTTCCATGCCCGACACCATCactactattttttttttttaggtcaaGCAGAGTCAGCCCTATTTAACCTTCGCTTTTGATGATTACTTATGTTGGCATTTGTTTTTCCCCTGCTTCCTCAAGTTTGGCTGTTGTGTTTGTCATCAGTCTTCTAACAACCTGTCGCTTTGTTTTATTGAATGCATAAACATTTTATTGAATGCATAAATATGAGTTTGGAGCAGCATTTGAAAGGCAAAGGCTGAATCAACATCTAACACAACATAGGATTCCTTTCCAGAATTCTTTAACACAGCAAAAATTCCCTCCGCCGCGTGTTGTGATTTCGTGGGTTATGTGTCTTTACTTGATGTGTTACGGCTGTGCtgtgaacctcccagagaacaatctgttacGGGGTGGCTAACAAAACTGATTATTATTGTTCTTAAGCTCTGGCTCTTTATTCAGGCTGCTGACGCAGCAGCTCTGTATTAAAACAAGAAGCCGGGAATAAGAAACTAGGAGCTGGCTTCAGCCTCGTGACAATCCCCAAGGCGGGACAGTGAGGAGCCTTGTCTTGCGTTCGGCTGCCCAGAGCTGGGTCTGATGGTGAGTCTGTGTGTGTGGCtttcttttgcaggaatgagGAACAACTGTGAGGTGGCCATAATAATTGATGTCGCAAAAGCCCTGGCAGGTGAGCAAAGAAGGAACAGAGACCCCTTTGCCCACCTAGCCGAAAAGGGGGGACATTTGCCCACTCCAAGAAGCATCTTGTTCCATTTTACTCTTGTAACAACCCGTGAGGTAGCTCAGGCTTAGACCCTGTGGTTGGCCCAGAGAGCTTCGTGGTAGTagtgatttgaacccaggaccGAAGCTTATGGTGGAGCCcctgcttctgcatgcagaaggtctccgcttcagttcctggcagcagttccaggcagggctgggaaagacacctgcgtctgaaaccatggagagctgctgccggtcagtgcagaccgTGCTAACCTAGGTGGAGCAaggcctgactcagcagaaggcagcttcatgtgttcattgGCAGCGTCCGCAAAGCGGCAGAACATCTCCTCtgcattcagtccctggcagcctttCCAGAGGATTCCTTTCCAGAATTCTTTTAACACAGCAAAAATCCCCTCCGCCGCGTGTGGCGATTTCGTgggtta
The Hemicordylus capensis ecotype Gifberg chromosome 14, rHemCap1.1.pri, whole genome shotgun sequence genome window above contains:
- the NUDT22 gene encoding uridine diphosphate glucose pyrophosphatase NUDT22 isoform X1, with the protein product MVKWNLHGRVQSTPAAKVGKHHCACLPGVCGPHPAVSPALSSEQGRWKMMDPEISLLFQSPSPAGIAESQAQAELSPLYDRHPLPGDQAQIESAWAARRQQSPWLFDGAKFRLHSVELLEGGPFRFRLGLTCYKDFVGTNLAERAGRLRQRGSRDLGDSQAYLADPLGVGAILHTADDQCVFLRRSLSVGEAPGKVDIPGGHPEPQAVAGCTASSQGPIRHQDLPGELVVQEVFSSVLREIQDEVNLPASTLSSPALIGIAQNETSAGRSSAEFYVRCSLSSEQVRHNYTLGGPEAQESTSIIFVSRQDVLTMEPSAGLWQELCPSAKGAIRLYRAVMGASQ
- the NUDT22 gene encoding uridine diphosphate glucose pyrophosphatase NUDT22 isoform X2: MMDPEISLLFQSPSPAGIAESQAQAELSPLYDRHPLPGDQAQIESAWAARRQQSPWLFDGAKFRLHSVELLEGGPFRFRLGLTCYKDFVGTNLAERAGRLRQRGSRDLGDSQAYLADPLGVGAILHTADDQCVFLRRSLSVGEAPGKVDIPGGHPEPQAVAGCTASSQGPIRHQDLPGELVVQEVFSSVLREIQDEVNLPASTLSSPALIGIAQNETSAGRSSAEFYVRCSLSSEQVRHNYTLGGPEAQESTSIIFVSRQDVLTMEPSAGLWQELCPSAKGAIRLYRAVMGASQ
- the TRPT1 gene encoding tRNA 2'-phosphotransferase 1, yielding MAAEGSGMGAPLQNPARRGQKQASRGRRRDQDADVRLSKALSYALRHGADKLGLHMESDGFVDVTEILGLPQFKAWSLEDVQRVVETNNKQRFAMRPHPSGGHLQIRANQGHSLQVSELELTPLLDPSDFPETVAHGTYLRHWPAIHRSGLSRMGRTHIHLAPGLPGGGTVLSGMRNNCEVAIIIDVAKALADGIAFCRSSNGVILTPGDHNGLLPPRYFREALQLRPTRCLLPLE